tgttcaaattcttgcaactataattgatcatatgcatatatatcgCTAATATGCATTATTGTTGTTgagcaatttttttaatttacccaaTTTTGGAACATTGCATGTGAATTGTTGAGGTTATTTCACCAAAGTGATTTAACCATCAAAATTTGCAAGTTAATGAGTTCCTATTTTGTTGATGGGGAaagttttagattaatttgtACAATCGCTTGCCTAAAGGGGGTTATTatgcaaattaatttaacaacatgaggatattgaatgagataaataatttgataaatttatttgcccaaaggaaataaattttaatgaattattttttgatctTCATGCTTAGAGAATAGTTGTTTATTGTGGACTCTGCCCAAAGAGGAGTTTATGATAGTACAATTGATTCTTGTGTTGTATTGCTTATgcttatttaagttttttttttacctattgcCCATAATTGATCTAGTTGCAAAATTTTGTCAATCAGTTTCCTTTGTTGTGAACAACAATAACGCTACAATTGAAATTCTAAGTGGGTCGAACTATAAGAAATGGAGATCAGACATAGAGTTTGTTTTAGGAATGATGGACTTGGACATAGCTCTACGTGAAGATGAACCTCCTAAGCCTACTAATGAAAGCACTGAAGCTATGAAAGCTCATTATGCGAAATGGGAAAAATCGAACCGTTTGAGTCTCATTTCAATCAAGAGGTCCATTGCTGAGCATCTCCTTGGAGAAATACTTGAGAGCAACAATGCTAAGGAATTTCTCGTTGTTGTGGCAAATAGATACCAAACATCTGACAATGCTGAAACTGGGCATTTTATGGATGAATTGATAAATATGAGGTATGATGATATGAAAGGGGTTCGTGAGTATATCCTAAAAATGGTGCATCTTCAGACTAGATTGAAAGCACTAGACATTCTCATTCCCGATAAGTTTATTGTTCATCAAGCCCTCAATACTCTACCATCTTCTTTTAGCCAAATCAAGACTGCATACAACACCCTGAATCAGTCTTGGGGTGTGAATGACCTGATCCGTAAGTGTGTGGCTGAGAAAGAAAagctgaaaagagaaaagaatgaaTCTGCTCATCTCGTTGCTCTTAGAAAACCGAATAATCAAAAGAGAGTTGAAAAGGCTAGAAAGTCCAACTTCCATagtcataagaaaaataagaatttcaagAAGAATGGGAGTGAAAAGCAGAAGAATGGAAATGCCAAGAACACAGACCTTAAGTGCTATCACCGCAACAAAAAGGGTCACAAGAGGGTTGATTGCTTTAAGTTTAAGAATtggctagagaagaaaaagaaggaacagGGTATGTTATTTGCCTATGTCTGTTTTGAATCTACTTTAGTTAATGTTCCTTTAGATTCATGGTGGCTTGATAGTGGTGCTACTGTTCATGTTGCAACTTCTTTACAGGGGATAAGAAATGTGAGGAAGCCAAGTGAAAAAGAGTCAAAGCTTAAAGTTGGCAGTGACATCGGGATTGATGTTGAGCATATTGGGGTTGCTgttttagaattagattctgGTTTTCAGCTTGTTTTGGACAATGTTTTTTGTGTACCTTCGTTTAGAAGGAATTTAATTTCCCTTTCAGTACGTGATAAAGCTGGATATAGTTACACTTTTGCAAATAAAAGAGTTGATGTGATTTATGACTCTAAAGTGATTGGCAATTGTGTTTTATCTGATGGGCTTTATAGATTGTCGTTGTTATCTACTTGTTCTTACAATGTTGAAAACAATGTTGCTAAAAGACCTTTGACTAAGGAAAGATCTTCATTGTTATGGCATAAGCGTTTGGGGCACATTTCTAAAGAACGAGTAGAACACTTAATTAGTTTTGGGATTCTTCCCCGCCTTGACTTTGATGACTTAGAAATTTGTGTTGATTgtgtgaaaagaaaattgacaaAGAATAGGAAAAATAGTGCAACTCGTAGTCAAAATTTGTTGGAGATTGTTCATACAGACATTAGTGGACCTTATTCCACTACCTTGTGTGGCaacatcattacattcattgatgatttttccCGTTATGGCtatgtattttttatcaaagaaaagGCAGATGCTCTTGAAATGTTCAAAGTCTTCCGAACTGAAGTTGAGAAACAATTGGGGAAAGTCATCAAAATTGTGAGATCTGATCGAGGTGGTGAGTATTATGGGAAGCATGGTGATGTTGGACAACAAAAAGGACCTTTTGCAAGGTACTTACAAGATAATGGTATTGTTGCTTAGTATACTATGTCTGGTAGTCCTGAACAGAATGGCGTGGCAGAAAGGCGCAACTGCACTCTTATGGAAATGAAGAGGAGCATGATGGGTAGATCAATTTTGCTAGAATACTTATGGGGTGAAGCCATTAAAACAACAACCTACATTCTGAACCGTGTTCCTAGTAAGTATGTGCCTAAAACACCATTTGAACTATGGACAGACAGAAAACCCagtttgaatcattttaaaGTATGGGGATGTCCAGCTGAGGTGAAAATCTATGATCCTTCTTTAAAGAAGATGGATTCGAGAACTACTAGGTGCTACTTTATTGGGTATCCTAGTCACTCAAAATGATACAAGTTTTATTGTTCGACTCGTGGCACTAGAATTGTTGAGTCTCAAGTGGCAAAGTTTTTAGAGTTGGATGTTGCTGATAGTATACCCTCTCAATCCGATGAAAGAGTGGAACCCATGGATGTTATTTCTTTACGTTTGCCAGTCTCAGACGTTAACCTTGATGTTGGAGCTTTTGATTTTGGGATTCAACAAGGAGTTGCTATTGTCAATTTCCCTACTGTCGAAATAAACCCTATTGTGGATGAGATTCTTCCTGTGGAAATGAGGAGATCACAAAAAACTAGGAGACCTCCCTTATCTAACGATTATTATGTTTACCTTAGAGATGGAGAGTATGACATTGGAGAAGAAGTGGACCCTACTACTTATTGTGAAGCTCTCAGTAATGATAAGGCAAATGAATGGTTGATTGCCATGAGAGATGAAATGCAATCTATGTCAGACAATGATGTTTGGGAACTTGTTGATCTTCCCAAAGGATATAAACCCATTGGATGCAAATAGGTATTCAAGACCAAAAGAGACAACAAATGAAATGTTGAAAGATCCAATGTTCGGTTGGTTGCTAAAGGGTATACACAGCGAGAGGGCATTGATTTCACAGAGACTTTCTCACCAGTCTCTACCAAAGATTCCTTTAGGCTAGTTATGGGGTTGgtagctcattttgacttagagCTTCATtagatggatgtcaagacaactTTTCTCAATGGTGATTTGAGTGAAGAGGTCTACATGTCACAACCTGAAGGatttaaggaaaatggaaaagagaatATGGTATGCAGATTGAAAAGGTCAATTTATGGTCTCAAGCAAGCTTCTCGCCAGTGGTACttgaaatttgacaaaattgtGACGTCTTTTGGTTTTATAGAGAATAAGTTTGATTAATGCGTTTACATGAAGGTTAATGGGAGCAAATACATTTTCATGGTTCTCTATATCGATGACATTCTACTTGCTAGTAGCGATGTGAATCTCTTGAATGATACCAAGCATATTTTGTCTGCTAATTTtaacatgaaggatcttggagAAGCATCTTTTGTGTTGGGTATTGAGATTTATCGTGATAGATCTCGAAACCTCCTTAGGCTATCTTAGAGAGCCTATATCAATCGTGTGCTTAAAAGATTCAATATGCAGATGTGCAAAGCTGGTGATGTACCTGTTGTGAAGGGCGATAAACTCAGTAATGAACAGTGTTCAAagaatgatttggaaaaggatGCCATGAAGACTATTCCTTATGCTAGTGCCATTGGTAGCCTAATGTATGCACAAGTATGTACAAGACCTGATATCGCCTTCATTGTTAATGTTCTTGGTAGATATTTATCGAACCCTGGACATGATCATTGGGTTGCTGCAAAGAAAGTCATGAGATATCTACAAAGAACGAAGGATTTTATGCTTGTATATAGGAGGGTGGATAATCTCCAGGTAGTTGGATACTCAAATTCTGATTTTGGTGGTTGTTCTGATGATCTCAAATCTACTTCAGGATACATTTTTATGTTAGCTGGTGGAGccatttcatggaaaagtgtcaaACAGAGCCTAATTGCATCCTCGACCATGTATGCGGAGTTTGTAGCTTGTTATGGTGCATCATCTCAAGCTGTTTGGctaagaaatttgattttagaGTTGCAAGTTGTTGATTCCATCTTTCGACCCATTGTGATTTATTGTGACAATAATGCAACTGTGTTCTACTCTAAGAACAATAAGATTAGTACGGGTTCTAAGCATATGGAAATCAAGTACCTTACAGTCAAGGACTTAGTGAAGAAAAGAGATATTGTGATTGAGCACATAAGAACTGAGTCCATGCTAGCTGATCCTCTAACTAAAGGTTTAAAGCCCATAACATTCAAGGAGCATGTTGTGAATATGGGCGTCATTAAGTCTTTTGATTCTTTGGTTTAGTGGGAGCTTTTGTGATTtcccttatttcaattattgttttatGTAAATATTGATCATTATTGTTCTGCGACttgcaaaattaaaatctttttattatgatcatcataattaagtattatattaTAGCATGTCATAATTGAATTACATACAACATGGTATCTTGAGATATTGAACCTTAAGAATTACAGTTGTATACTATTGGATGTCACAAATACCACTATTTTGAGATTTTGTGGTGCATTGTTGGTGACATATGACTTGTTAAAGTCAAGCaatttcatattgtttagaAATTGCagcaatttcattttgttgagaaattgcaattacaatttcattttgttggtAAATTGTAATGAGGACTGATAAGAAACAATGCATATAGATGATGATCACATGTTGGCATTGATTTCTTACTACACTACTGGGTTTACGATCCATGTCGATATGGTTATAAATATTCGTGACTATAAGGGGCATTATGTTTGTTGAGATTAACATATAGACCATTATAGTCCAATATTAAGACCATGTTGGACCGGATAAGTTTAACAAGATGCTACTTATAGACtatcatttctttaaaaaaaaaaaaaaaaaaaaggtgtggccacaaaaaataaacttttctgTACTTAACCTGAgagtcttattttcaaaatgaatttaatgaatcctcaaaaacaattaatgtagcccaagtgggagaatgttggaaaattttttatatgggctaacattaattgaataatttgtatttgcaaaaaCGAGTTAATGGATAGTCTATTATATAATGAGCCCAATTAACTAGTGATCACATTTTGGATTAGGTTTTGCATCTTTTGAATAGAAGTTCAGTTGAATGGCAAGTGTAGGCTATGGGTCCcattgaagcccattatgggagggcccaatgagaatccaatttgagttatgctaagtcccctctctaatctagataaaaaGGGTATTTCTGTTTTCCCATTGAGCCACCATAGCTATTATCAAGATCATAGGGAGGAAGACTTGGTTGCAACAATCAATCACAGTTTTTTATCATGGTTCAAACAGGTATGTTCTTTATAGTGATTTCCTATTGTTAGTATtctttaatcatgtatgattaatctatgtgattatgtaaatattttacaCAAACATCTATCTCACAACTCACATCATATTTAATGCctattgtcctttttttttttttcatcttcttcattggTACTATCAACCCACTATTTAGTAAGCATGGGTTCCACAATGGATGATAACTTGTCTAAAGAATACAACTTAAGATAttgttttgtttgaaaatgCGAGCATGACATGTTATTGTGTTttctcaataaaaatattaaggtttatttggtaattttatttttataataaaaaattattttcaaaaacaaaaatgtatttaataaatttttaataaaaaatcattttttcaaatttta
Above is a genomic segment from Vitis riparia cultivar Riparia Gloire de Montpellier isolate 1030 chromosome 14, EGFV_Vit.rip_1.0, whole genome shotgun sequence containing:
- the LOC117930551 gene encoding secreted RxLR effector protein 161-like, which codes for MCKAGDVPVVKGDKLSNEQCSKNDLEKDAMKTIPYASAIGSLMYAQVCTRPDIAFIVNVLGRYLSNPGHDHWVAAKKVMRYLQRTKDFMLVYRRVDNLQVVGYSNSDFGGCSDDLKSTSGYIFMLAGGAISWKSVKQSLIASSTMYAEFVACYGASSQAVWLRNLILELQVVDSIFRPIVIYCDNNATVFYSKNNKISTGSKHMEIKYLTVKDLVKKRDIVIEHIRTESMLADPLTKGLKPITFKEHVVNMGVIKSFDSLV